The nucleotide sequence caaggcgtggttcctggcggagcgcggcctcaccCTGAACCAAATACCAGCGACTCCAACGCCGACGCCCAGCCCGACTGATGATGCCTCCGCGATGCCTAGCAGCACAGAAGCCGCACCGACCAGTCCAGAAGCCGCGCCGACTCCTCCCACCCCGCGCACGCCGATGACGACGCCGGAAGGCGACCTCGACGATTGATGCATTCCTTGCGCGTCCTTCCTTTTTTGTGCGCCGAACTATTGCCTATCCTTTCATTTGATCGCCGAACTATTGCGATGATCGCCGGATTATGGCCTTTTTTTTAGAGCGGGAACGATCAAATTTGAATATGGGACGCGTTGCTGGGGCCTTGGGGGGCAGCACGTGGGGCATGGCTGGGGCCTTGGTCGCCCCCAGGGTTTAAAAATCGCCGGGTGGACGCCCAAAAATACGCCGGCCAATGAGCTGGGGGGCCGAACGAGTGGACATGCTtttactagtctaaattactccccactgtgactagtcttaatACAAGCCCTTGGTGGGAAAATATTGACTGACATATGGTCCAAGTTCTAGAAAAACGAACAAGAAATACACCTCTCAAAGGCTGTCACGTGGCCCAAGAGTAGGAACAGTCACCAGCGGTCGATCGACAGGAGGGAGAACTTCACGTCACGAGGTAGATAGGCATCGCCGGAGCAGCCCCTCCCGTTCCTCCGGCGCCACCACGGAGATTGACGTCCCTGAGGTTAACATACGGAACTCCGACCGAGGCAATGCCTAGCTCGGCGGCGGCCAGGTGACCGGAACGCACGGCCGGTGACCAGCACGTGCACCCCGTGGAGTCGTCGTCGCCTCCGTCATCGGCGAAGTAGAGTGGCCGGGGGGCGAACGCAGCAGCAGCACTGCAGGAGGACGACGAGGCTGTGCCGACAGCCCGAGCGGCGGGGTTGGACCTGGACGAGGGGCGCTTGAAGAAGAGGAGCGCCGCAGAGGCCGCAGAGCTCCACCACCCGCGGCGGCGCTGCTTGCCATTGTGCTGCGCGTGCTGGTGTTTCTTGGAGATGGGCTTCTGGAGCTTGAACCGCGCGTGCTccagcggcggtggcggtggctgcTGCTGCTGGTGACGCTTCGCGTCGGGCTGAGAGATTGAAGGAGCAGAGCGAGTTTCAACGGTTGGGAAACTGAGAAATTGACGTGGGACTGACTAATTAAGTGGAGACTGACCAGCTGGGAGAAGCGGAGGAGCTGGGGGTCGAAGCCGTAATCGCTGAAGTGGTGCGGC is from Triticum aestivum cultivar Chinese Spring chromosome 1B, IWGSC CS RefSeq v2.1, whole genome shotgun sequence and encodes:
- the LOC123092279 gene encoding uncharacterized protein, with translation MGKKRAVAATTRTPVFPFPAAAGETEPPHHFSDYGFDPQLLRFSQLPDAKRHQQQQPPPPPLEHARFKLQKPISKKHQHAQHNGKQRRRGWWSSAASAALLFFKRPSSRSNPAARAVGTASSSSCSAAAAFAPRPLYFADDGGDDDSTGCTCWSPAVRSGHLAAAELGIASVGVPYVNLRDVNLRGGAGGTGGAAPAMPIYLVT